One Anaerolineales bacterium genomic window, TGCCCAGCGTCTGGGCGTGCTGTGGCGAGCGTACGACGACTTCCTTGCCCTCCAGCAGGATGCGACCGCTGTCGGGTTTCTCGACGCCCGTGAGGATCTTGATGAGAGTGGACTTCCCGGCGCCATTGCCGCCCATCAGGGCGTGGATCTCGCCTGCGTGAAGGTCAAAATCGACCTCGATCAGGGCCTGCACCCCGGGGAAGGACTTCGAGATACGCTGCATGGAGACGAGCAGGCTGCTGGGGTCTCGCTGCGGCATGGGCATTCTTCCCCTTCCAGGTTGGGGCGAGAGGGGCGGCGTCCACCGCCGCCCCTCTCGAGCCCTGTCCACCTTATCGGTCAGGTACGTCCCGGGGGTCCGCGCTCGGTACGTTGAACGGAGCGCAGACTCCCCAGTTACGGCTAGTACTTGCGGCCGTCGGCGATCTCCTGCAGGTTCGGGTCCGAAGCTCTGAAGATGCCTTCCTGCGAAGGCACCCACTTGGGGAGCTCCTCGCCGTTGGCGGCCTTCAGGGCCGCTTCGTACACCTGCGCAGCCAGCAGCGGGTTGCACTCCACGGTGACGCCCAACTCGCCGTCGAGCATCGACTTGAAGGCACCTGCCGTAGCATCGACGGAAAGAACCTTCACATCCTCGTTCGGGACCAGGCCGGCTTCCTTCAGGGCCTCAATAGCGCCCAGGGCCATCTCGTCGTTCTGGGCGAAGATCCCGTCGACTTCCTTGCTCTCCTTCAGCCAGGCTTCGGTGACTGCTTTGCCTTCGGTGGCGCTCCAGTTCCCCGTTTGGCTGTTGGCGATCGTGATTCCGCATTCGCCCATCCGCTCGCGGAATCCCTGGCCGCGGTCCTTGGCGGCTGACGAACCGACATTGCCGACCAGCTCCCAGACGACCTTCGTTTCGCTTCCTTCCAGCATCGCGCACATCTCGTCGGCGGACTTCCGGCCTTCTTCGGCGAAGT contains:
- a CDS encoding ABC transporter substrate-binding protein, which translates into the protein MYRIKTIAFLFLVAAFVLGACAPAAPATEAPAAPATEAPAAPATEAPPAAPAAGLACAPNCEYSDLVVGFLQTGSEGGWRAANTASFKETAEQVGLDLKFYDSQNDLANQVAGFRQFIQDPEVNAIVLAALETTGWEDVLKEAQDAGKIVVLEDRRIDAPEDLYATYIGSDFAEEGRKSADEMCAMLEGSETKVVWELVGNVGSSAAKDRGQGFRERMGECGITIANSQTGNWSATEGKAVTEAWLKESKEVDGIFAQNDEMALGAIEALKEAGLVPNEDVKVLSVDATAGAFKSMLDGELGVTVECNPLLAAQVYEAALKAANGEELPKWVPSQEGIFRASDPNLQEIADGRKY